CGGGTGGCATTGTGTCGGACGTGCGGGTGGTCGGGGTCGACGGGGTCCGGGGCCGGTGGCTCGCGGCGCTCGTCTCGCTCGACCCCGAGGGGTCCGCGCCGGCCACGGTGACCTGGGACCTGGGCAGCGCGGCCGCCGTGCTCGGTCCCGCGGCCGGGGAGGACGTCGCCGCGGTGGGCATCGACGTGCCGGTCGGGCTGGTCCCCGCCGGCCACCGGGAGGCCGAGCAGCAGGCCCGGGCGCTCCTGGGCGGCTCGGCCAGCAGCGTCTTCGCCACCGCCCCGCAGCCCGCCCTCGCGGTCGCCCGGCGCCTCGGCGGC
This DNA window, taken from Aquipuribacter hungaricus, encodes the following:
- a CDS encoding DUF429 domain-containing protein, with protein sequence MRVVGVDGVRGRWLAALVSLDPEGSAPATVTWDLGSAAAVLGPAAGEDVAAVGIDVPVGLVPAGHREAEQQARALLGGSASSVFATAPQPALAVARRLGG